A single region of the Vagococcus teuberi genome encodes:
- the yidA gene encoding sugar-phosphatase, producing MGIKMVTIDIDGTLVNSERKLTPKVKETIKKASDLGIDIVLTTGRPSIGVIDLVKELGLENDHSFIITYNGGMIQNAGTKEIILRHSLSLEDYQDVELLSRKLGVHFHTQDADTMYTANTDISPYTINEAVITGIPLQYKPVNDMTKDIKLVKAMMIDHEDILDAAIKKIPQEYYDRFSIVKSAPYYLEILDPKATKGESVKELAEHLNIKQEEVMAIGDNENDLSMIEYAGIGVAMGNALESVKNIADKITKTNDEDGVAHAINEWVLNDN from the coding sequence TTGGGTATTAAAATGGTAACTATAGATATTGACGGAACATTGGTCAATTCAGAAAGAAAGTTAACACCAAAAGTGAAAGAAACAATCAAAAAAGCATCTGATTTAGGAATCGATATTGTCTTAACAACAGGACGTCCTTCGATTGGGGTTATTGATTTAGTAAAAGAATTAGGTCTTGAAAATGACCATAGTTTTATTATTACATACAATGGCGGCATGATTCAAAATGCCGGAACAAAAGAAATCATTTTACGTCATTCATTATCATTAGAAGACTATCAAGATGTGGAGCTTTTATCTAGAAAACTCGGCGTGCATTTTCATACTCAAGATGCCGATACTATGTATACAGCTAACACTGACATTAGTCCCTATACTATTAATGAAGCAGTGATTACTGGTATTCCACTACAATATAAACCCGTAAATGACATGACAAAAGATATCAAACTTGTAAAAGCTATGATGATTGATCATGAAGATATTCTTGATGCCGCAATTAAAAAAATCCCTCAAGAGTATTATGACCGTTTTTCAATCGTTAAAAGCGCTCCTTACTACTTAGAAATACTTGACCCTAAAGCAACTAAAGGAGAATCAGTCAAAGAACTGGCTGAACATTTAAACATTAAACAAGAAGAAGTCATGGCCATTGGCGACAATGAAAATGACTTATCTATGATTGAATATGCTGGTATTGGGGTTGCAATGGGAAATGCGCTAGAGAGTGTAAAAAATATTGCAGATAAAATTACTAAAACAAATGATGAAGATGGTGTAGCACATGCAATTAACGAATGGGTGCTTAACGATAACTAA
- a CDS encoding HD domain-containing protein, with translation MIEKVFRDPIHHDIKVEHPIILELINAKEFQRLRRIKQLGTTSLTFHTAEHSRFGHSLGVYEITRRICNYFKRNYDVAEFGEDGWDDSERLITLCAALLHDVGHGPYSHTFESIFKTNHEQLTVDIITSSDTEINKILRQVSDDFPEKVASVIAKTYPNKQVVQLISSQIDADRMDYLLRDAYFTGTEYGTFDLTRILRVIRPHKSGIVFKVSGMHAVEDYIVSRYQMYMQIYFHPVSRGMEMVLDRLLQRAQDLYQDNKHYFVKASPLLVPFLSHEFNLEDYLALDDGVLTTAFHLWSQSDDAILNDLSKRFLNRVPFKSATFSKKTFILLPELQELVEKVGFDERYYTAINSSFDLPYDFYKPEKLQNKTQIELIYPDGQLIELASASELVRAIAGESKGDQRFYFPNEMLASNSLDNYTLFEDSINLFSNSIKNGEIIKKDV, from the coding sequence TTGATTGAAAAAGTATTTAGAGACCCTATTCATCATGATATAAAAGTGGAACACCCCATCATATTAGAATTAATCAATGCAAAAGAATTTCAACGTTTGAGACGAATCAAACAACTTGGAACGACTTCTTTAACATTCCATACAGCCGAACATTCTCGCTTCGGGCATTCGCTTGGTGTGTATGAAATCACTCGTCGTATCTGTAATTACTTTAAGCGAAATTATGATGTGGCAGAGTTTGGTGAAGATGGCTGGGATGACTCTGAAAGACTCATCACGTTATGTGCGGCACTTTTACATGATGTAGGACATGGGCCTTACTCCCACACATTTGAATCAATCTTTAAAACAAATCATGAACAACTTACTGTTGATATCATCACATCTAGTGACACTGAAATCAACAAAATATTACGCCAAGTATCTGATGATTTTCCAGAAAAAGTAGCAAGTGTCATTGCAAAAACTTATCCAAATAAGCAAGTCGTCCAACTCATTTCAAGTCAAATAGATGCTGATAGAATGGATTACTTACTAAGAGATGCTTATTTCACTGGAACAGAATACGGAACCTTTGATTTAACTCGTATATTACGTGTCATCAGACCGCATAAAAGTGGAATTGTTTTTAAAGTTAGCGGAATGCATGCGGTTGAAGACTATATCGTTAGTCGATACCAAATGTATATGCAAATTTACTTTCATCCTGTTTCTCGTGGTATGGAAATGGTATTAGATCGTTTACTACAACGAGCGCAAGATCTGTATCAGGACAATAAACACTACTTTGTCAAAGCATCACCTCTACTCGTTCCTTTTCTGTCACATGAATTTAACCTAGAGGATTATTTAGCTTTAGATGATGGTGTGTTAACAACAGCCTTCCATCTTTGGAGTCAATCAGATGATGCTATTTTAAATGATTTATCAAAACGATTCTTAAACCGTGTACCATTCAAGTCAGCAACATTTTCAAAGAAAACTTTTATTCTATTACCTGAGTTACAAGAACTAGTAGAAAAAGTTGGCTTTGACGAAAGATATTACACAGCGATTAACTCGAGTTTTGATTTACCTTATGATTTTTATAAACCAGAAAAGTTGCAGAATAAAACACAGATTGAACTTATCTATCCTGATGGGCAATTGATTGAATTAGCTAGTGCGAGTGAACTTGTTAGAGCAATTGCTGGTGAATCTAAAGGTGATCAACGTTTTTATTTTCCTAATGAAATGCTTGCATCCAATTCGTTAGACAATTATACTTTATTTGAAGACTCTATTAATTTATTCAGCAACTCCATTAAAAATGGAGAAATAATCAAAAAGGACGTGTAA
- a CDS encoding lipoate--protein ligase family protein: MSSKPPVVLFEQPQLTNEKKYDPFIFTDILADYSGKHQIPIIHFWTMTNELILGMQDTRVTHLSDAIQSVRKNDYHPVVRNSGGLAVVADEGILNFSIILPQEFTNQTSINHGYETMKDIISNALSSWDATVESFEVTDSYCPGEFDLSINQKKFAGIAQRRIKKGLGIMIYISINGNQEKRGELVREFYLSGLKEDFGKEPFPPVNPDSMKNLSDLLLEDLSVERVKSLIIGAISQTFVLDKTAQQQFEMFLDSVELKETYDKGFKRMEQRNEGITTILKETN; the protein is encoded by the coding sequence ATGTCTTCAAAACCACCTGTTGTTTTATTTGAACAACCTCAATTAACAAACGAAAAAAAATATGATCCATTTATATTTACTGATATATTGGCTGATTATTCAGGAAAACATCAAATTCCTATTATTCATTTTTGGACCATGACAAACGAATTAATCTTAGGTATGCAAGATACTAGGGTAACACACCTATCTGATGCGATACAATCTGTGAGAAAAAATGACTATCATCCAGTTGTTAGAAATTCCGGTGGTCTAGCTGTGGTAGCTGATGAAGGAATATTAAATTTTTCGATTATTCTACCACAAGAGTTTACTAATCAAACAAGTATTAATCATGGGTATGAAACGATGAAAGACATTATTTCAAATGCCCTATCTTCATGGGATGCTACTGTAGAATCTTTTGAAGTAACTGACTCATATTGTCCAGGTGAATTTGATTTAAGTATTAATCAAAAGAAATTTGCTGGTATTGCTCAACGCCGTATAAAAAAGGGATTGGGTATCATGATTTATATCAGTATCAATGGCAATCAAGAAAAACGTGGGGAATTAGTGAGAGAATTTTATTTATCAGGACTAAAAGAGGATTTCGGAAAAGAGCCTTTCCCACCAGTAAATCCTGACTCAATGAAAAATTTATCCGACTTACTTTTAGAAGATCTATCTGTCGAACGAGTAAAATCACTTATAATAGGAGCAATCAGTCAAACCTTTGTTTTGGATAAAACGGCACAACAACAATTTGAAATGTTTTTAGACTCTGTTGAATTAAAAGAAACTTACGATAAAGGGTTTAAACGCATGGAGCAACGCAACGAAGGCATCACGACTATTTTAAAGGAGACTAATTAA
- a CDS encoding DUF1934 domain-containing protein has translation MSQREKTPVNILVKTEVTQEGEFKEFLIDVNGHMVVINDVLYLRYDELLEGVDKPVPVTIKVLPDGDVTLIRSGEVKMKLNFSFEQRRETTYSTPYGMMSIFTLTNHLHVSLKDNPTSGDIAIDYDLFAGEEKLGMYHLVINFTA, from the coding sequence GTGTCTCAACGAGAAAAAACACCAGTTAATATTTTAGTAAAAACAGAAGTAACCCAAGAAGGTGAATTCAAAGAATTTTTAATTGATGTCAATGGTCACATGGTTGTGATAAACGATGTCCTTTATTTACGATATGACGAACTACTGGAAGGCGTTGACAAACCAGTGCCAGTCACGATCAAAGTATTACCAGATGGTGATGTGACATTGATTAGGTCTGGAGAAGTAAAAATGAAATTGAACTTTTCTTTTGAACAAAGAAGAGAAACCACTTATTCAACGCCATATGGCATGATGAGTATTTTTACTCTCACTAATCACTTACATGTCAGTTTAAAAGATAACCCGACTTCAGGTGATATTGCGATTGATTATGATTTGTTTGCTGGGGAAGAAAAATTAGGAATGTATCATTTGGTTATAAATTTTACAGCTTAA
- the rpoE gene encoding DNA-directed RNA polymerase subunit delta: MEIKAFEGINKDELSMIEVAHAILNQRGDIIDFSDLVNEIQNYLEKADSEIRDILPQFYTDLNIDGSFISLGDNRWGLRSWYPIDSIDEEVSGVDEDEEETPRRKKRKKVNAFIGMDDDAIDYNDDDPEDLDLVDHDEEDDELYEDEEDETKEIKEYTTDLSEIGADNDVDDDVPEGVEEDLTIVEEDDLYESDDEEEL, from the coding sequence TTGGAAATTAAAGCTTTTGAGGGCATAAATAAAGATGAATTGTCGATGATTGAAGTTGCACATGCAATTTTAAATCAACGCGGAGACATCATTGATTTTAGTGATTTAGTAAATGAAATCCAAAACTACTTAGAAAAAGCAGATAGTGAAATTCGTGACATTTTGCCGCAATTTTATACAGACTTAAACATTGACGGAAGTTTCATTTCTTTAGGAGACAATCGTTGGGGCTTACGTAGTTGGTATCCAATCGATTCAATTGACGAAGAAGTTTCTGGTGTGGATGAAGATGAAGAAGAAACACCACGTCGTAAAAAACGTAAAAAAGTTAATGCATTTATCGGAATGGACGATGATGCGATTGATTATAACGATGATGATCCAGAAGACTTAGACTTAGTTGATCATGATGAAGAAGATGATGAGTTGTATGAAGATGAAGAAGATGAAACAAAAGAAATCAAAGAATACACAACTGATTTATCAGAAATCGGTGCTGACAATGATGTTGATGACGATGTGCCAGAAGGTGTAGAAGAAGATTTAACTATCGTTGAAGAAGATGATTTATACGAAAGTGACGATGAAGAAGAATTATAG
- a CDS encoding DUF1622 domain-containing protein, giving the protein MIHEVVDAIIFVLNAFSVIILLVGVAKAIIDFIKNEVGGGTREEISVRNNGIKRYLGSYILLSLEVLIASDIIETILNPSTQDIIILGGIVVIRTAISYFLGKEIEQTHKGERVN; this is encoded by the coding sequence ATGATACATGAAGTAGTTGATGCGATTATTTTTGTACTAAATGCTTTTTCAGTAATCATTTTATTAGTCGGCGTAGCCAAAGCAATTATTGACTTTATTAAAAATGAAGTTGGTGGTGGCACTCGAGAAGAAATTTCAGTTAGAAACAACGGCATAAAACGTTATCTAGGATCATATATTTTATTAAGTTTAGAAGTGCTTATAGCCTCAGATATTATTGAAACAATTTTAAATCCATCGACACAAGATATTATCATTCTTGGAGGAATAGTTGTAATACGCACAGCTATATCATATTTCTTGGGGAAAGAAATTGAACAAACACATAAAGGAGAAAGGGTAAATTAA
- a CDS encoding aldehyde dehydrogenase family protein yields MTVINDIYKEYRLFINGEWTKGVKGETIDSFSPVNGEKIGTFVDAADEDVDAAVEAAQEALPAWRDWSLVDRSNLLLKIADVIDENMEHLAYIESIDNGKPIRETKTVDVPLSADHFRYFAGVIRSEEGSAQALDKDTLTLILREPIGVVGQIIPWNFPILMAAWKLAPALAAGNTIVIHPSSSTSLSLLELTRLIGPMLPKGVLNVITGKGSKSGDYMLRHEGFNKLAFTGSTEVGYKVARAAADKLIPATLELGGKSANIFFDDMPFEKAVEGAQLGILFNQGQVCCAGSRIFVQEGIYDKFVSELKEKFEAVVVGDALDENVQMGAQVNESQVNKILEAVEVGRKEGATILTGGKRLDGDLGKGCYVAPTLLTDVTNDMEVAQEEIFGPVAVVIKFKTIDEVIKMANDSEYGLGGGVWTKNINTALKVSRGIETGRIWVNTYNQIPAGAPFGGYKKSGIGRETHKAILDAYSQFKNIYIDTKEAGFNLY; encoded by the coding sequence ATGACAGTTATTAATGACATATACAAAGAATATAGGTTGTTTATTAATGGTGAATGGACAAAAGGTGTTAAGGGTGAAACAATTGATAGTTTTTCACCGGTAAACGGTGAAAAAATTGGAACATTCGTGGATGCAGCTGATGAAGATGTTGATGCAGCGGTAGAAGCTGCTCAAGAAGCATTGCCAGCTTGGCGCGATTGGTCACTTGTGGATAGAAGTAATTTATTATTAAAAATTGCAGATGTTATTGATGAGAATATGGAGCATTTAGCCTATATAGAGTCTATTGATAATGGCAAACCAATTCGTGAGACTAAAACGGTTGATGTGCCACTTAGTGCAGATCATTTTAGATACTTTGCAGGTGTTATTCGCAGTGAGGAAGGATCAGCACAAGCGTTAGATAAAGATACCTTAACACTTATCTTAAGAGAACCAATTGGTGTAGTAGGACAAATTATTCCATGGAATTTTCCAATTCTTATGGCAGCATGGAAATTAGCTCCAGCATTAGCTGCAGGTAATACAATTGTCATTCATCCATCATCTTCAACATCATTAAGTTTACTAGAATTAACTAGGTTGATTGGTCCGATGTTACCAAAGGGTGTGTTAAATGTGATAACAGGTAAAGGTTCTAAGTCAGGAGACTACATGTTACGGCATGAAGGATTTAACAAGTTAGCCTTTACTGGATCAACTGAAGTTGGATATAAAGTTGCTCGAGCTGCAGCTGATAAATTAATTCCAGCAACACTTGAATTGGGTGGAAAATCAGCAAATATTTTCTTTGATGATATGCCATTTGAAAAGGCAGTTGAAGGAGCACAACTTGGTATTTTATTTAACCAAGGGCAAGTATGTTGTGCAGGCTCTAGAATTTTTGTTCAAGAGGGAATCTATGACAAATTTGTTTCTGAGTTGAAAGAAAAATTTGAAGCTGTTGTTGTTGGAGATGCATTGGATGAAAATGTCCAAATGGGGGCTCAAGTAAACGAAAGCCAAGTTAACAAAATTTTAGAAGCAGTTGAAGTAGGACGTAAAGAGGGGGCAACTATCTTAACAGGTGGAAAACGTCTTGATGGTGATTTAGGTAAAGGATGTTATGTGGCACCAACTTTATTAACTGATGTGACTAATGATATGGAAGTGGCTCAAGAAGAAATCTTTGGTCCAGTTGCAGTAGTGATTAAATTTAAAACAATTGATGAAGTGATAAAAATGGCTAATGATTCTGAATACGGTTTAGGTGGTGGTGTTTGGACTAAGAATATCAATACAGCACTGAAAGTGAGTCGTGGTATTGAAACAGGGCGTATTTGGGTCAATACTTATAATCAAATTCCTGCTGGAGCGCCATTTGGTGGCTATAAAAAATCTGGTATAGGACGTGAGACGCATAAAGCTATCCTTGATGCGTATAGTCAATTTAAAAATATTTACATCGACACAAAAGAAGCAGGATTCAATCTTTATTAA
- a CDS encoding class II fructose-bisphosphate aldolase translates to MALVSATEMLKKAKEGKYAVGAFNTNNLEWTKAILQGAQESNSPVMIQTSMGAAKYMGGYQVCYDLVKDLIDSMGITVPVALHLDHGEYEDALKCIEIGYTSVMFDGSHLPFEENLEKAKDVVAKAHAKGVSVECEVGSIGGEEDGIIGSGELADPAECKAMSETGIDFLAAGIGNIHGSYPENWSGLSFDRLAEIADVIDGKPMVLHGGSGIPLDQIQKAISLGVSKINVNTECQEVFAAATRKYIEEGKDLEGKGFDPRKLLAPGTTAVTELVKERIQWFGSNGKA, encoded by the coding sequence ATGGCATTAGTATCAGCAACAGAAATGTTAAAAAAAGCTAAAGAGGGTAAATATGCAGTAGGTGCATTCAACACAAACAACTTAGAATGGACTAAAGCTATCTTACAAGGTGCACAAGAATCTAATTCTCCAGTAATGATTCAAACTTCTATGGGAGCTGCAAAATATATGGGTGGCTACCAAGTATGTTACGATTTAGTTAAAGACTTAATTGACTCAATGGGAATTACAGTTCCAGTAGCATTACACTTAGACCATGGTGAATATGAAGATGCATTAAAATGTATCGAAATTGGTTACACATCTGTAATGTTTGATGGTTCTCACTTACCATTTGAAGAAAACTTAGAAAAAGCAAAAGATGTTGTTGCTAAAGCTCATGCTAAAGGTGTTTCAGTAGAGTGTGAAGTTGGATCAATCGGTGGAGAAGAAGACGGAATTATCGGTTCTGGTGAATTAGCAGACCCAGCTGAGTGTAAAGCAATGTCTGAAACAGGAATTGACTTCTTAGCTGCAGGTATTGGTAACATCCATGGTTCTTACCCAGAAAACTGGTCAGGATTAAGTTTTGATCGTTTAGCTGAAATTGCTGACGTTATCGACGGTAAACCAATGGTATTACATGGTGGTTCTGGTATTCCATTAGATCAAATCCAAAAAGCAATCTCTTTAGGCGTATCAAAAATTAACGTTAATACTGAATGTCAAGAAGTATTTGCTGCTGCAACACGTAAATACATTGAAGAAGGTAAAGACTTAGAAGGTAAAGGCTTTGACCCTCGTAAATTATTAGCTCCAGGTACTACTGCAGTAACTGAGTTAGTTAAAGAACGTATCCAATGGTTTGGATCAAACGGTAAAGCGTAA
- a CDS encoding UDP-N-acetylglucosamine 1-carboxyvinyltransferase produces MKKLIINGGKKLKGTVTISGAKNSAVALIPAAILADSPVILEGVPDIKDVHSLKEILELMGVKVAFENHTMIIDPTNMVSIPMPSGKINSLRASYYFMGALLGKFGEGVVGLPGGCYLGPRPIDLHIKGFESLGAVVTTEHGATYLKSPNGLEGTRIYMDMVSIGATINVMLAAVKAKGRTVIENAAREPEIIDVATLLNNMGAKIRGAGTNEIRIDGVDELNGCRHSIIPDRIEAGTYLAMAAACGEGVVVQNVIYEHLESFISKLDEMEVPMTIREDSIEVHPAKQLKPINVTTVPYPGFATDLQQPITPLLLKANGKSIVTDTIYEQRVNHIPELVRMGADASVEGKMIVLNGQEDLELVGADVTASDLRAGACLVTAGLMASGTTRISNVDNILRGYDNIIEKLTNLGADIRMEEGTDKEG; encoded by the coding sequence ATGAAAAAATTAATTATAAATGGTGGGAAAAAATTAAAAGGAACTGTAACAATTAGTGGGGCTAAAAATAGTGCTGTTGCATTAATTCCAGCTGCAATTTTAGCAGACTCACCTGTTATTTTAGAAGGTGTTCCTGATATTAAAGATGTGCATTCATTAAAAGAAATATTAGAACTTATGGGAGTCAAAGTGGCATTTGAAAATCACACGATGATAATTGATCCAACAAATATGGTATCAATTCCTATGCCTAGTGGAAAAATCAATAGCTTGCGAGCATCTTATTACTTTATGGGTGCTTTGCTTGGGAAATTTGGTGAAGGCGTTGTTGGATTACCTGGAGGATGTTACTTAGGTCCTAGACCAATTGATTTACATATCAAAGGATTTGAGTCACTGGGAGCTGTTGTAACAACTGAACATGGTGCAACTTATTTAAAATCACCAAATGGCTTAGAAGGCACACGTATTTATATGGATATGGTGTCAATTGGTGCAACAATTAATGTGATGTTAGCGGCAGTAAAAGCAAAAGGACGCACTGTGATTGAAAATGCTGCTAGAGAACCTGAAATTATTGATGTGGCAACTCTACTTAATAATATGGGAGCAAAAATTCGTGGAGCTGGTACAAATGAAATTCGTATTGATGGTGTAGATGAACTAAATGGTTGTCGTCATTCAATTATTCCAGACCGAATTGAAGCCGGAACATATTTAGCGATGGCCGCAGCATGTGGTGAAGGTGTTGTCGTGCAAAATGTTATTTATGAGCATCTAGAGAGCTTTATTTCCAAATTAGATGAAATGGAGGTACCGATGACGATTCGTGAAGATAGTATTGAAGTCCATCCTGCTAAACAGTTAAAACCAATTAACGTAACCACTGTACCGTATCCAGGATTTGCCACAGATTTACAACAACCAATTACACCTCTATTATTAAAAGCCAATGGAAAAAGTATCGTGACAGATACCATATATGAGCAACGAGTAAACCACATTCCTGAATTAGTTCGAATGGGCGCTGATGCTAGTGTGGAAGGTAAAATGATTGTCTTGAATGGACAGGAAGATTTAGAACTTGTTGGAGCAGACGTTACGGCGAGCGATTTACGAGCTGGTGCTTGTTTAGTGACTGCTGGACTGATGGCAAGTGGGACAACACGAATATCTAATGTTGATAATATTTTAAGAGGGTATGATAACATTATTGAAAAACTAACAAATCTAGGTGCTGATATTCGAATGGAAGAAGGCACAGATAAAGAGGGATAA
- the rho gene encoding transcription termination factor Rho codes for MRDYLTMGELEHKTLKEIYAYAKDFKIPYYSQMNKKELSLAVIRAQAEKQGFFVVEGVLDIVSNDGYGFLRPINYTPSKEDIYISSSQIRRFGLRNGDKVSGKARPPKESERYYGLMHVETVNGRNPEDAKQRPHFPALTALYPDSQIVLETTKTDLSTRMIDLFAPVGFGQRGLIVAPPKAGKTSVIKEIANGISKNYPDVELIVLLIDERPEEVTDIERSVDGEVVSSTFDQMPENHTRVVELVLDRALRLVEDKRDVVILMDSITRLARAYNLVIPPSGRTLSGGIDPAAFYKPKRFFGAARNIEEGGSLTILATALVDTGSRMDDVIYEEFKGTGNMELHLSRELSERRVFPAIDIKRSGTRREELLMSPEHLEEVWKLRRHMKGDSINSTNQLLNFLKKTKNNTTFFESFKDVSFLKK; via the coding sequence ATGCGCGATTATTTAACGATGGGTGAGTTAGAACATAAGACCCTAAAAGAAATTTATGCTTATGCAAAAGATTTTAAAATACCTTATTATAGTCAAATGAATAAAAAAGAATTATCTTTAGCAGTTATTCGTGCACAAGCTGAAAAACAAGGTTTTTTCGTGGTGGAAGGGGTCTTAGACATTGTATCGAATGATGGTTATGGTTTTTTAAGACCGATTAACTATACGCCTAGTAAAGAAGATATCTACATTTCATCTTCACAAATTAGACGGTTTGGTTTACGTAATGGGGATAAAGTATCAGGAAAAGCAAGACCACCAAAAGAGTCGGAACGTTATTATGGATTAATGCACGTTGAAACAGTTAATGGAAGAAATCCAGAAGATGCAAAACAACGCCCACATTTTCCTGCATTAACAGCTCTTTATCCGGATAGTCAAATTGTTTTAGAAACCACAAAAACAGATCTTTCTACACGAATGATAGACCTATTCGCACCGGTTGGTTTTGGCCAAAGAGGTCTAATTGTCGCACCACCAAAAGCAGGGAAAACGAGTGTCATTAAGGAAATTGCGAATGGTATTTCTAAAAATTATCCAGATGTTGAATTGATTGTGCTACTAATAGATGAACGACCTGAAGAAGTAACGGACATTGAAAGAAGTGTTGATGGAGAAGTAGTTTCTTCTACTTTTGATCAAATGCCTGAAAATCATACACGTGTCGTTGAGTTAGTCCTTGACAGAGCATTAAGGTTAGTTGAGGATAAACGTGATGTTGTGATTTTAATGGATAGTATTACGCGTTTGGCAAGAGCATACAACTTAGTTATCCCACCAAGTGGACGCACGCTAAGTGGAGGGATTGATCCTGCAGCATTTTATAAACCAAAACGCTTCTTTGGAGCTGCACGAAATATTGAAGAAGGCGGTAGCTTAACTATTCTGGCGACCGCTTTAGTTGATACAGGAAGTCGAATGGATGATGTTATCTATGAAGAATTCAAAGGAACTGGTAATATGGAGCTTCATCTATCTAGAGAGTTATCTGAAAGACGAGTATTTCCAGCGATTGATATCAAGCGATCTGGTACAAGGCGTGAAGAATTATTAATGTCACCTGAACATTTAGAAGAGGTATGGAAATTACGTCGTCATATGAAAGGTGATTCAATTAACTCAACGAACCAGCTATTAAACTTTTTAAAGAAAACAAAGAATAATACGACATTTTTTGAGTCGTTTAAAGACGTTTCTTTTTTAAAAAAATAA
- a CDS encoding type B 50S ribosomal protein L31: MKQGIHPEYHPVVFMDSQTGFKFLSGSTKTSEETVEWEDGNTYPVIRVEVTSDSHPFYTGRQKFTQADGRVDRFNKKYGLKDENAAE, encoded by the coding sequence ATGAAACAAGGAATTCATCCAGAATATCATCCAGTAGTATTTATGGACTCACAAACAGGGTTCAAATTCTTATCTGGATCAACTAAAACATCTGAAGAAACTGTTGAATGGGAAGATGGTAACACATACCCAGTCATCCGTGTGGAAGTCACTTCAGATTCACATCCATTCTATACAGGACGTCAAAAATTTACACAAGCAGACGGACGTGTGGATCGTTTCAACAAAAAATATGGTCTCAAAGACGAAAACGCTGCAGAATAA
- the nadE gene encoding ammonia-dependent NAD(+) synthetase, with translation MSELQQIIIKNLQVAPQISANEEIIKRVQFLKDYMLAHPFLKTYVLGISGGQDSTLAGKLAQLAISELREKTGDNDYKFIAVRLPYGVQKDEDDAQKSLNFIQPDESLVINIKSSVDALVKELNEGSNIVVSDFNKGNIKARQRMVSQYAVAGQRSGAVIGTDHAAENITGFFTKFGDGAADILPLFGLNKRQGKALLKELGADKSLYEKIPTADLEENRPMIADEDALGVTYEAIDDYLEGKEVSDKDRETIERWYKKSEHKRHLPITLGDTFWVK, from the coding sequence ATGAGCGAATTACAACAAATTATTATAAAAAACTTACAAGTAGCCCCTCAGATTAGTGCAAACGAAGAAATCATAAAACGTGTGCAATTTTTAAAAGACTACATGTTAGCACATCCGTTTTTAAAAACATATGTTTTAGGCATTAGCGGCGGACAAGACTCCACTTTAGCCGGTAAACTAGCACAGCTAGCAATCAGTGAATTACGCGAAAAAACGGGTGATAATGATTATAAATTTATTGCCGTTCGTTTGCCTTATGGCGTTCAAAAAGATGAAGATGACGCACAAAAATCATTAAATTTTATTCAACCAGATGAGTCATTAGTTATAAATATAAAATCTAGCGTGGATGCTTTAGTGAAAGAATTAAATGAAGGTTCAAATATCGTGGTGAGTGATTTTAATAAAGGAAATATTAAAGCTCGTCAAAGAATGGTATCGCAATATGCGGTGGCCGGTCAAAGAAGTGGCGCGGTAATTGGGACAGATCATGCCGCTGAAAATATAACAGGTTTTTTCACCAAATTTGGTGATGGCGCAGCAGATATTTTACCTTTATTTGGACTAAACAAAAGACAAGGAAAAGCCTTGCTAAAAGAACTGGGTGCTGATAAATCATTGTATGAGAAAATTCCAACAGCTGATTTAGAAGAAAATAGACCAATGATAGCTGATGAAGATGCTTTAGGTGTGACTTATGAGGCAATTGATGATTACTTAGAAGGTAAAGAAGTTAGTGATAAAGATAGAGAAACAATTGAGAGATGGTATAAAAAGTCAGAACATAAACGTCATTTACCGATTACGTTAGGAGACACATTTTGGGTAAAATAG